In Sphaeramia orbicularis chromosome 15, fSphaOr1.1, whole genome shotgun sequence, a single genomic region encodes these proteins:
- the LOC115434154 gene encoding uncharacterized protein LOC115434154 → MAEAGHPLCELCPLGGAVSVEPSLSAQPHPSPSSESATEGSTTSRGADATQPNPKETLNDTCKDHPMSCMNRDTDCSSVKADGQPFVSEICEPSRALGRPVSLVETSHHQDKMATSANESQTVQCIKPACLPVTRSHSDTLPLVKQEGAPQAPDICRLSCHGRDKTIQEANGSKLVGKQPMQLQRCNLVTTMSQGASSVDSRFLQQLQGHCVCSSTVPATSAKVEQDPKEQTHPLAPCDKALCYSYINHANFEDTFAAYCHPQPIPAPSQLMPRLTASEATAAPPPAATNHLTLPRLISSVSETGLDAKHVLRCCNLNCSWINSLPQPQRHFGEECCSSITSTTRDMGTMTTHKELRDVGVQTGESATPHVFPQVCLADENQGETSCSQTAKSSTDGSKKSGGATKSPVKEVKWDAEGMTWEVYGASVDPEELGLAIQKHLELQIKETASRAAKLSRQNTNTSRQSADTGCRRKRSRMMSSIRPPVCCARTTTAVD, encoded by the coding sequence ATGGCAGAGGCTGGCCATCCTTTGTGTGAGCTGTGCCCACTGGGGGGAGCTGTTTCTGTGGAACCAAGCCTCTCTGCTCAGCCCCATCCCTCTCCCTCCTCAGAAAGTGCTACAGAGGGATCCACAACATCCAGGGGGGCTGATGCCACTCAACCAAATCCCAAGGAGACCCTCAATGACACCTGCAAGGACCACCCAATGTCTTGTATGAACAGAGACACTGACTGCAGCAGTGTAAAAGCTGATGGACAACCTTTTGTTTCTGAAATCTGTGAACCCTCCAGAGCTTTGGGCCGCCCTGTCAGTCTAGTTGAGACTTCCCATCACCAAGACAAAATGGCAACTTCAGCCAATGAAAGCCAAACTGTACAGTGTATAAAGCCAGCCTGCCTGCCCGTCACCAGGAGTCACTCTGACACACTTCCTTTGGTTAAACAGGAAGGTGCCCCCCAAGCTCCTGACATTTGTAGACTTTCTTGCCATGGAAGAGATAAAACTATCCAAGAAGCTAATGGCTCTAAGTTAGTGGGCAAGCAGCCCATGCAGCTGCAGCGGTGCAATCTTGTCACAACTATGTCTCAAGGGGCCAGCAGTGTAGATAGCAGATTCCTGCAGCAGCTGCAAGGCCACTGTGTGTGCAGCTCTACTGTCCCAGCAACTTCAGCAAAGGTAGAACAGGATCCAAAAGAACAGACCCATCCTCTGGCTCCATGCGACAAGGCTCTCTGCTACTCTTATATAAATCATGCCAATTTTGAGGACACATTTGCAGCCTATTGCCACCCGCAGCCTATCCCAGCCCCCTCTCAGCTAATGCCACGTCTGACAGCTTCAGAGGCTACAGCAGCACCTCCTCCTGCAGCAACCAACCACCTGACCCTGCCTCGCCTCATCTCTTCTGTCAGCGAGACCGGCTTGGATGCCAAACATGTGCTGCGCTGCTGCAACCTGAACTGCTCATGGATCAACTCCCTGCCACAGCCCCAAAGACACTTTGGTGAGGAATGCTGCAGCTCCATCACAAGTACAACCCGCGACATGGGAACTATGACAACCCACAAAGAACTGAGGGATGTGGGGGTTCAGACAGGGGAGAGTGCCACTCCTCATGTGTTTCCCCAGGTCTGTCTAGCAGATGAGAACCAGGGTGAGACCAGCTGCAGCCAGACTGCCAAGAGCAGTACTGATGGAAGCAAGAAATCAGGTGGTGCCACCAAGTCTCCTGTCAAAGAGGTGAAGTGGGATGCTGAGGGAATGACATGGGAAGTGTATGGAGCTTCTGTGGACCCTGAGGAGCTGGGCCTGGCCATCCAGAAACATCTGGAGCTGCAGATCAAGGAGACAGCGAGTCGTGCCGCCAAGTTGTCGCGCCAAAACACTAACACCTCCCGGCAGAGCGCCGATACTGGCTGTCGAAGGAAGAGGAGCAGGATGATGAGCTCCATTCGACCTCCAGTCTGCTGTGCTCGCACAACTACAGCTGTTGACTGA